The following are encoded in a window of Telmatobacter sp. DSM 110680 genomic DNA:
- a CDS encoding capsule assembly Wzi family protein yields the protein MFKLGTFSAAGLVTFANVVAAFSIAAGLPLAAQSTALQHTQLATQTGNALQDCESSTNGSPYIPLDSWIYPAVTRLNALGYTQDVYLGMRPWTRLNLIHMLRDTSREIEDANLYGDSTADEAQNLYAVLLRELLPDIQDCTSPRGQARLESSYSLLRAITGTPLHDSYHLGSSIVNDYGRPFENGLNNYSGLSGYASAGRYLLYVRGEFQGAPSAAGYSTALAENLSTNVDLIYFINPATGLPYNQATIPRGPIPTTTVGRLMEAYLSVNVHNHEVSIGKHDQWLGPGEGSAMAWSNNAENIYAFQINRTEPLRVPLLSRVIGPIRYDFLVGSLKGHTQPNDPWVHAEKLSFKPTRDLEFGFERTVIWGGKDHEPITLHTFLRSFFSLDSVHTDIKNSPQDPGARFGALDFSYRLPFPRNWLTLYTDMEAHDTPSPIFAGHATYRPGLYLSHFPGVPKLDLRAEAVNTDSSHPSSVGGRYQYYESIQKQGYTNKGQLFGDWVGREDKGGQAWITYHLSGNEWLQLSLRTQKAAKDFIPGGTTLADLNFNVVKRVGRDFEINGTFTYERYKAPIYLPGTQTVTNTSIRLTWFPNRSISF from the coding sequence TTGTTTAAGCTCGGGACCTTTTCTGCTGCGGGTTTAGTCACATTCGCGAACGTAGTAGCCGCATTTTCTATTGCTGCGGGTCTTCCCCTCGCGGCACAGTCAACTGCGCTGCAGCACACTCAGCTGGCAACCCAAACCGGAAATGCATTGCAGGATTGTGAATCCTCGACCAATGGCTCGCCGTACATTCCGCTCGACAGTTGGATTTACCCGGCAGTGACGCGGCTGAACGCTCTCGGCTACACGCAAGACGTCTATCTCGGCATGCGTCCGTGGACGCGCTTGAATCTAATCCACATGCTTCGGGATACTTCGCGGGAAATTGAGGATGCGAATTTGTATGGTGATTCAACCGCTGACGAGGCGCAAAATCTCTACGCGGTGCTCCTGCGCGAACTCTTACCCGATATTCAGGATTGCACGTCGCCTCGTGGCCAAGCGCGTCTTGAGTCGTCCTATTCGCTGCTTCGTGCCATCACGGGAACTCCGCTTCACGACAGCTATCATCTCGGCTCAAGCATAGTGAACGATTATGGACGTCCATTCGAGAATGGATTGAACAACTACTCTGGCCTCAGTGGATATGCATCCGCTGGCAGATATCTTCTTTATGTGCGCGGTGAATTCCAGGGAGCGCCTTCGGCTGCCGGATATTCCACCGCCCTGGCAGAGAATCTATCAACGAACGTTGATCTCATTTATTTCATAAACCCGGCTACCGGCCTTCCTTACAATCAGGCGACAATTCCCAGGGGACCAATCCCGACCACCACCGTTGGGCGTTTGATGGAGGCTTACCTCTCCGTCAATGTTCACAACCACGAAGTCTCGATCGGCAAGCACGACCAATGGCTCGGTCCCGGGGAGGGAAGTGCCATGGCATGGTCAAACAATGCAGAGAATATTTATGCCTTCCAGATCAACCGCACTGAGCCGCTACGCGTTCCGCTGCTCTCGCGCGTGATCGGACCGATTCGCTATGACTTTCTGGTCGGATCACTCAAGGGACACACGCAACCAAACGATCCCTGGGTTCATGCGGAGAAGCTTAGTTTCAAGCCTACGCGCGATTTGGAATTTGGCTTCGAACGTACAGTGATCTGGGGCGGTAAGGACCATGAGCCGATCACGCTTCATACTTTTTTGCGCAGCTTCTTCAGCCTCGACAGTGTCCATACCGACATCAAGAATTCGCCTCAAGATCCCGGAGCGCGTTTCGGCGCTCTCGACTTCTCATACCGACTTCCATTTCCGCGCAACTGGCTCACGCTCTACACCGACATGGAAGCGCACGATACTCCGAGCCCAATCTTCGCTGGACACGCCACCTACAGGCCGGGACTCTATCTATCGCATTTTCCCGGCGTACCGAAGCTCGATCTGCGCGCCGAAGCCGTAAACACCGATTCGTCCCATCCAAGCAGTGTTGGAGGCCGTTATCAATACTACGAATCGATCCAGAAGCAGGGTTACACGAACAAAGGCCAACTATTTGGCGATTGGGTTGGGCGCGAGGACAAAGGTGGACAGGCGTGGATTACCTATCACTTGAGCGGCAACGAGTGGTTGCAACTCAGTCTGCGCACCCAGAAGGCTGCGAAAGACTTCATTCCCGGAGGCACCACGCTGGCCGACTTGAATTTCAACGTAGTCAAGCGCGTCGGCCGCGACTTTGAAATCAATGGCACCTTCACCTATGAGCGCTACAAGGCTCCTATTTATTTGCCAGGTACGCAAACGGTGACCAACACTTCCATTCGGCTTACCTGGTTCCCGAACCGAAGTATCAGCTTTTAG
- a CDS encoding CYCXC family (seleno)protein, with protein sequence MNFAKRRWILGFAVFAITAASYAQWSNPAEDIPAYHPAAPLKVTPLPPMLSGAKLTGDNFRYPWQVHVYQQAAKIGNVLYQLPCNCRCDRSLGHTSLRSCYEGLHGAECSTCAKEAFYAFAMTKSGKTPAEIRAGIAQHAYEQIDLEKQ encoded by the coding sequence ATGAATTTTGCTAAGAGACGTTGGATTCTCGGCTTTGCAGTCTTCGCCATCACCGCTGCCAGCTATGCTCAGTGGTCGAACCCTGCTGAAGATATTCCTGCATACCATCCTGCGGCTCCGTTGAAAGTCACACCATTGCCGCCCATGCTTTCTGGCGCGAAACTGACTGGCGATAACTTCCGCTACCCCTGGCAGGTGCACGTTTACCAGCAGGCCGCAAAGATTGGCAATGTGCTCTATCAGCTCCCATGCAACTGCCGCTGCGACCGATCCCTCGGCCACACCAGTCTGCGCAGTTGCTACGAAGGTTTGCATGGAGCCGAATGTTCCACCTGCGCCAAGGAAGCCTTCTACGCCTTCGCCATGACCAAGTCAGGCAAAACCCCAGCGGAAATCCGCGCCGGCATTGCCCAGCACGCTTACGAGCAGATCGATCTTGAGAAGCAGTAG
- a CDS encoding D-sedoheptulose 7-phosphate isomerase, with amino-acid sequence MSETIPDRARIFQAALAEHIQIIQALRDQQQVLDQIASEMVLSIRMGGKILWCGNGGSAADAQHLNGQLVVRFRLDRPGIPSIALSTDTSILTAASNNYGYEHIFQRQVETLARKGDVVVAISTSGNSRNVYLALEAARKIGAVTVAFTGKGGGKIATAADFLFEVPSSDTPRIQEAHILAGHVLCEILEKEVNTGKAAATPNGAGVRNPLPSGPQ; translated from the coding sequence ATGTCCGAAACCATCCCTGACCGCGCCAGAATCTTCCAGGCAGCCCTGGCCGAGCACATCCAGATAATTCAAGCTCTCCGCGATCAGCAGCAGGTACTCGATCAGATCGCAAGCGAGATGGTCCTCTCCATCCGCATGGGTGGCAAAATCCTGTGGTGCGGCAACGGGGGCAGCGCCGCGGATGCGCAACATCTGAATGGCCAACTCGTTGTCCGCTTTCGCCTCGATCGTCCCGGTATTCCTTCGATTGCTCTGTCCACAGACACGTCGATACTCACCGCAGCCAGCAACAACTACGGCTACGAACACATCTTTCAGCGTCAGGTGGAGACATTGGCACGCAAGGGGGATGTCGTGGTCGCCATTTCGACCTCCGGCAACAGCCGAAACGTCTATCTGGCCCTTGAGGCTGCGCGCAAAATAGGCGCGGTCACGGTGGCTTTTACGGGCAAAGGAGGTGGAAAGATCGCTACGGCGGCTGACTTCCTGTTTGAGGTTCCGTCCTCAGACACGCCTCGCATCCAGGAGGCACACATCCTCGCTGGCCACGTGCTGTGCGAAATCCTCGAAAAGGAAGTGAATACGGGAAAGGCCGCAGCTACTCCGAATGGGGCGGGAGTCAGAAATCCTCTCCCATCCGGTCCTCAGTAG